Proteins found in one Paenibacillus sp. FSL R10-2782 genomic segment:
- a CDS encoding DUF4097 family beta strand repeat-containing protein, with translation MHRKIRVGRYTSSLLVMAVGVLLILDVVQHTEYMLLLLVWWPVIFVLWGLEYLVFFGVYYRKEGKPDNGRRFRPDLKGIVSALVVTAAVFTMTQQNHYMYLWNQVSLNLTTASMDFSQAKGNRYDMGGVLVPVTMQTSDLIVDSVNGDVTLIRRPVSNVEVRATLWVDQAPAAEADKIAQASSLTSTDGKTIQIRPEVQSYGASSRRQPRTNMLITVPEDRRFNMQIRTSNGDITLNGVDAIDSIRLESGNGNLTVNGAIGNVKGVTLNGQVKLHRITGDVDIRTNRGDMQAGDIEGTVALRTMIGDIQLARSEGDITVDTQNGDMNVLNPTAKLNANSLNGGIKVHSEQVGGDWKIYSAVGDIALDLPSNGDFQLEGSSSYGNLRSDFPFKIDSKSISGQNGTGKYTVNVEGNSNLTIKRLLMPSLPGLDESVGPNIPDASKTPSAESPATGASNETSNDNAVR, from the coding sequence TTGCACCGCAAAATAAGAGTCGGGCGCTACACCTCTTCGCTTCTGGTGATGGCTGTAGGTGTTCTGCTTATCCTGGATGTTGTCCAGCATACCGAATATATGCTTTTGCTCCTCGTATGGTGGCCCGTTATTTTTGTGCTGTGGGGACTGGAGTATCTGGTTTTTTTTGGGGTTTACTACCGCAAGGAGGGCAAGCCCGACAACGGACGGCGTTTCAGACCTGATCTGAAGGGAATTGTCTCCGCATTGGTAGTGACTGCTGCTGTTTTTACCATGACCCAACAAAATCATTATATGTACCTGTGGAACCAGGTTAGTTTGAATCTGACCACGGCGTCCATGGATTTTAGTCAGGCGAAGGGAAACCGATATGATATGGGCGGCGTCCTGGTGCCTGTAACGATGCAGACGTCCGATTTGATAGTTGATTCGGTCAATGGCGATGTAACGCTGATCAGACGACCTGTATCCAATGTAGAGGTACGTGCGACCTTGTGGGTGGATCAAGCGCCTGCTGCCGAAGCGGACAAGATTGCTCAAGCCTCCTCGCTGACTTCTACAGATGGCAAGACCATTCAGATTCGTCCGGAGGTACAGTCATACGGAGCATCGAGCAGACGTCAGCCCCGTACGAATATGCTAATTACAGTGCCGGAGGATCGGCGATTTAATATGCAGATCAGAACCTCCAACGGGGATATTACCCTGAACGGAGTAGATGCCATCGACAGCATCCGGCTTGAGAGCGGAAATGGGAATCTCACGGTTAATGGTGCTATCGGCAATGTCAAAGGAGTCACCTTGAACGGTCAGGTCAAACTGCATCGTATCACTGGAGATGTAGATATTCGAACCAATCGCGGCGATATGCAGGCAGGGGATATTGAAGGAACAGTTGCGCTGCGCACGATGATAGGCGACATCCAGCTTGCCCGCTCGGAAGGTGATATTACGGTTGATACTCAAAACGGTGACATGAACGTTCTGAATCCCACAGCAAAGCTGAATGCAAATTCGCTTAATGGTGGGATCAAAGTTCATAGCGAGCAGGTAGGCGGAGATTGGAAAATATACAGTGCCGTCGGTGATATTGCATTGGACCTTCCGTCGAATGGTGACTTTCAGTTGGAGGGGTCCAGCAGTTACGGTAACCTTCGATCAGACTTCCCTTTTAAAATAGACAGTAAAAGTATCTCAGGCCAAAATGGGACAGGTAAGTATACGGTCAACGTGGAAGGCAACAGTAATTTAACGATCAAAAGGCTACTGATGCCATCGCTACCTGGCTTGGACGAGTCAGTAGGACCGAATATACCTGATGCATCAAAAACGCCTTCGGCTGAATCTCCCGCTACCGGGGCCTCCAACGAGACATCCAACGATAATGCAGTGCGTTGA
- the perR gene encoding peroxide-responsive transcriptional repressor PerR, with amino-acid sequence MAARVQHALELLKKTGVRITPQRHAILNYLMESMGHPTADEIYRALESKFPSMSVATVYNNLKMFIEAGMVHELTYGDNASRYDANVSEHYHIICEKCGKIEDFSYPYLADVEHHASLETGFEVHGHRMELYGVCKACMNKEIQRNKE; translated from the coding sequence ATGGCAGCTCGCGTCCAGCATGCTTTGGAACTTCTAAAGAAGACAGGTGTACGCATAACACCCCAGCGCCATGCCATATTAAACTATTTGATGGAATCTATGGGGCATCCGACCGCAGATGAAATATATCGTGCGCTCGAATCCAAGTTTCCAAGCATGAGTGTGGCTACGGTTTACAATAACTTAAAGATGTTTATAGAAGCGGGTATGGTACATGAGTTGACCTATGGAGATAACGCCAGTCGTTATGATGCCAATGTTTCGGAGCACTATCATATCATTTGTGAAAAATGCGGAAAGATTGAGGATTTCAGCTATCCGTACTTGGCTGATGTGGAACACCATGCCTCGTTGGAGACAGGTTTCGAAGTGCATGGACATCGTATGGAGTTATACGGAGTGTGCAAAGCTTGTATGAACAAGGAAATTCAGCGAAACAAGGAATAG
- a CDS encoding glycosyl hydrolase family 18 protein has protein sequence MARNHSRRRRKRSRFKGAASLLLFAAIICAITVVWFGNPLHEKPDWQSSVRPIFIQGKLTGYEAQNSGKNMLVPLKFVQSKIDPAIRYEGDSQTIILATRQNLLHMTVSKPQGELNGTSYTLSAAPQIISGSVYIPMQAVREVYGVSVHEDTVTGAVILMKAGEKVRLGNVEKKDGRQDAKIALRKEASSLSFILTDIPQQTKVRIWSKQADWYFVQLDNGYAGYVQAANVFEGEELAVAPAKDTPSISEKHWEGRPVNLAWEAVYNRKPDPSKFGPMPGVNVVSPTWFSVIDNEGTVQSKADPAYVSWAHRKGMEVWGLLSNSFNPELTTEALSSFERRKSIIDQIITLAEENGLDGINIDFENVHTKDGPNVTQFLRELKPMAREHDLILSIDVTPKSQSEMWSAFLDRKSLGSITDYLMVMAYDEHWAASPKAGSVASLPWVEASIKRIIQEDEVPSQKVVLGIPLYTRVWSETSKGDSIKVSSKSLGMESTAAIIEKFKLKPKFRASEGQNYVEYNEDGVVKKIWLEDRISLKARVQLAKSLKLGGIGVWNRTFADEAAWDTLKEISK, from the coding sequence TTGGCCAGAAATCATTCCAGACGCCGCCGTAAACGTTCACGTTTCAAAGGGGCAGCAAGCTTGCTATTGTTCGCAGCGATCATCTGCGCAATTACTGTCGTATGGTTCGGTAATCCACTGCATGAAAAACCCGATTGGCAAAGCAGTGTCCGTCCTATTTTTATCCAGGGAAAGCTGACCGGGTATGAAGCCCAAAACTCAGGCAAGAACATGCTGGTACCGCTCAAATTTGTGCAAAGTAAAATTGATCCTGCGATCCGTTATGAGGGCGACAGCCAAACTATTATTTTGGCTACGAGGCAAAATTTGCTGCATATGACCGTTTCAAAGCCCCAAGGGGAATTGAATGGAACATCATATACGCTCAGCGCAGCTCCCCAGATTATTAGTGGATCAGTTTATATACCTATGCAAGCTGTCCGTGAAGTGTATGGTGTATCCGTTCATGAAGACACAGTGACGGGTGCAGTTATCCTGATGAAAGCCGGAGAGAAAGTCAGACTGGGGAACGTGGAGAAGAAGGATGGACGACAGGATGCCAAAATTGCTTTGCGTAAAGAAGCCTCCAGCCTGTCTTTTATTTTGACGGATATACCTCAACAAACGAAGGTGCGTATTTGGTCCAAGCAGGCTGATTGGTATTTTGTTCAACTGGATAACGGCTACGCTGGATATGTGCAGGCAGCCAATGTCTTTGAAGGAGAAGAGCTTGCGGTTGCTCCGGCTAAAGATACTCCATCTATCTCCGAGAAGCACTGGGAGGGGAGACCTGTGAACCTCGCCTGGGAGGCTGTTTACAATCGTAAACCCGATCCTTCCAAATTTGGCCCTATGCCTGGAGTGAATGTGGTAAGCCCCACCTGGTTCAGTGTCATAGATAATGAGGGCACCGTACAAAGCAAAGCGGATCCTGCCTATGTCAGTTGGGCGCATCGCAAGGGGATGGAAGTATGGGGCTTGTTGAGCAACAGCTTTAATCCTGAATTAACGACAGAGGCCTTGTCTAGCTTTGAACGACGAAAGTCGATTATAGATCAGATAATTACACTTGCCGAGGAAAATGGTCTGGACGGTATCAATATTGACTTTGAAAATGTTCATACGAAGGATGGACCCAATGTCACCCAATTTTTGCGAGAGCTTAAGCCGATGGCTCGTGAACATGATTTGATATTGTCTATAGATGTGACACCTAAGTCTCAAAGTGAAATGTGGTCTGCTTTTCTGGATCGAAAATCATTGGGTTCCATTACGGATTATCTCATGGTTATGGCCTATGATGAGCATTGGGCAGCCAGCCCGAAGGCTGGTTCTGTCGCCTCGCTGCCGTGGGTGGAAGCGTCGATCAAGCGAATCATTCAGGAGGATGAAGTACCATCTCAAAAAGTTGTCTTAGGCATTCCGCTATACACTCGTGTATGGTCTGAAACATCCAAAGGGGACAGCATCAAGGTTAGCTCTAAATCACTTGGTATGGAGTCGACAGCAGCGATTATCGAGAAATTTAAGCTGAAACCTAAATTCAGAGCGTCAGAAGGCCAGAACTATGTCGAGTATAATGAGGATGGCGTTGTAAAAAAGATTTGGCTGGAGGATCGTATATCCCTGAAAGCGAGGGTGCAACTCGCCAAGTCATTGAAGCTTGGAGGAATCGGTGTTTGGAACCGAACCTTTGCGGATGAAGCCGC